In Streptomyces sp. SLBN-118, the following are encoded in one genomic region:
- a CDS encoding DUF3732 domain-containing protein has product MTASQSATEQLPETARLDFTRGRIHATLAALPGSSDTELARLKLLHESAMSRVALLEDQLNPAEEREQLTSRLMTISQDMTSWADRLELEHAGGSVRLDLSRLTVVTDTEQGPAPLFRIGSGENWIGYHLVAHLALHRYFVRQNRPVPRILMLDQPTQVWYRSEVEQSTGRPGQDSDREAVNRLFRLIYDVVRELAPHMQVIVCDHANLPEDWFQASVTHNWRGGERLIPQSWIDEATP; this is encoded by the coding sequence TTGACCGCCAGCCAATCGGCGACCGAGCAGCTCCCGGAGACCGCACGGCTCGATTTCACGCGGGGCCGCATCCACGCCACGCTCGCCGCGCTTCCCGGCAGTTCCGACACGGAGCTCGCCCGGCTCAAGCTGCTGCACGAATCAGCGATGTCCCGGGTCGCGCTGCTGGAGGACCAACTCAACCCCGCGGAGGAACGCGAGCAGCTCACCTCACGCCTCATGACGATCAGCCAGGACATGACCAGCTGGGCCGATCGGCTGGAGTTGGAGCACGCTGGCGGAAGCGTCCGCCTCGATCTCAGCCGCCTCACGGTCGTCACCGACACCGAGCAAGGCCCCGCCCCCCTGTTCCGCATCGGAAGCGGCGAGAACTGGATCGGCTACCACCTGGTCGCCCATCTCGCGCTACACCGCTACTTCGTCCGACAGAACCGTCCGGTCCCACGGATTCTCATGCTCGACCAGCCCACCCAGGTCTGGTACCGCTCAGAAGTCGAACAGAGCACAGGCAGACCAGGCCAGGACAGCGACCGCGAAGCAGTCAACCGACTCTTCCGCCTCATCTACGACGTCGTCCGCGAACTCGCCCCCCACATGCAAGTGATCGTCTGCGACCACGCCAACCTGCCAGAGGACTGGTTCCAAGCCTCTGTCACGCACAACTGGCGCGGCGGGGAGCGGCTGATTCCCCAATCGTGGATCGACGAAGCCACTCCCTGA
- a CDS encoding three component ABC system middle component, with translation MREGLRFGVSHGVLTFETDCLRGRIRRPRGFRMPDELDDILRRTNFVGRWLAKTDSTATVFAVLGVAP, from the coding sequence GTGAGGGAGGGCCTGCGGTTCGGCGTCTCGCACGGTGTCCTCACCTTTGAGACCGACTGCTTGCGGGGAAGGATTCGAAGGCCCAGAGGGTTCCGCATGCCCGACGAGCTTGACGACATCCTGCGCAGGACGAACTTCGTCGGCCGCTGGCTGGCGAAGACCGACAGCACAGCTACTGTCTTCGCAGTCCTCGGCGTGGCACCCTGA
- a CDS encoding three component ABC system middle component encodes MLNPALISAVLATAADGYRKESDHGMPWPLSFVVAPLVLHRKTRMALPSNTRTHLTSWTSRNPVLRAGFPPRAQDPGRPGEGGPAVRRLARCPHL; translated from the coding sequence ATGCTTAACCCGGCGCTCATCTCCGCGGTCCTGGCCACCGCCGCCGACGGCTACCGCAAGGAGTCCGACCACGGGATGCCATGGCCGCTGTCGTTCGTCGTCGCCCCCCTGGTGCTGCACCGCAAAACCCGGATGGCGCTTCCCTCCAACACCCGGACCCACCTGACGAGCTGGACCTCGCGCAACCCGGTGCTGCGGGCCGGCTTCCCGCCGCGCGCCCAGGACCCTGGTCGACCCGGTGAGGGAGGGCCTGCGGTTCGGCGTCTCGCACGGTGTCCTCACCTTTGA
- a CDS encoding ABC-three component system protein gives MAQASHSAAPSAIGYQHQTWWALVELLRSGASRPDAAITLELHDDVAWEQEGTATQLLQVKHHQSSHRALTDSATDVWRTLKVWMDTAVPGDSAGPELVLVTTQVAGEGTAVAALRPQTRDEEAALGLLESVAREATSKETEVARGQFLALDQADRRTLVSRIQIVDGSEHIEDVPALVRGHLQWALPTGHEDLFLAMVWRWWDEQALAMLQRRLRGLDVGAAQAAIADIRDQFTRDTLPTLVELTGVDADTVAEEYRTHPFVQQMQWVAYPPRNLQKAIVDYYRAYTQTVRWLDEDLIGVSELTRFEAELVDEWEREFEWMLDGLDDDADDAAKQDAGKMLLRQLLAQTGITVRSRYNDPFFARGKRHILADTGRVGWHPDFESRIQELLQVNA, from the coding sequence ATGGCCCAGGCTTCGCATAGCGCTGCTCCAAGTGCGATTGGCTACCAGCATCAGACGTGGTGGGCGCTGGTGGAGCTGCTGCGGTCCGGGGCGAGCCGCCCCGATGCGGCGATCACGTTGGAGTTGCACGATGACGTCGCGTGGGAGCAGGAGGGCACCGCGACGCAGTTGCTGCAGGTCAAGCACCACCAGAGCAGCCATAGGGCGCTGACGGACTCGGCGACCGATGTGTGGCGGACTCTGAAGGTCTGGATGGATACTGCCGTGCCCGGCGACTCCGCTGGTCCTGAACTGGTGCTGGTCACCACTCAGGTTGCGGGGGAAGGTACAGCCGTCGCGGCTCTGCGCCCGCAGACGCGCGACGAGGAGGCGGCTCTGGGCCTACTGGAGTCCGTGGCACGCGAAGCGACCTCGAAGGAGACCGAGGTAGCTCGCGGGCAGTTCCTGGCGCTGGATCAGGCCGACCGTCGCACGCTCGTGTCCAGGATCCAGATCGTTGACGGATCCGAGCACATCGAGGATGTGCCAGCGCTGGTACGGGGGCACCTGCAGTGGGCGTTGCCGACCGGGCACGAGGACCTGTTCTTGGCGATGGTCTGGCGCTGGTGGGACGAGCAGGCGCTGGCGATGCTGCAGCGCCGGCTGCGTGGCCTCGACGTGGGGGCGGCACAGGCGGCGATCGCGGATATCCGCGACCAGTTCACCCGTGACACTCTGCCCACCCTGGTGGAGTTGACGGGCGTCGATGCCGACACGGTCGCTGAGGAGTACCGGACTCATCCGTTCGTGCAGCAGATGCAGTGGGTGGCCTATCCTCCCCGCAACCTGCAGAAGGCGATCGTGGACTACTACCGTGCCTATACGCAGACGGTGCGGTGGCTGGACGAGGACCTCATTGGTGTCTCTGAGTTGACCAGGTTCGAGGCCGAGCTGGTCGACGAGTGGGAGCGTGAATTCGAGTGGATGCTCGATGGCCTCGATGATGACGCCGACGATGCCGCGAAGCAGGACGCGGGGAAAATGCTGCTGCGACAGCTGCTGGCCCAAACTGGGATCACCGTCCGCTCCCGCTACAACGACCCGTTCTTCGCGCGCGGGAAGCGCCACATTTTGGCGGACACCGGACGGGTCGGCTGGCATCCCGACTTCGAAAGCCGCATCCAAGAGCTGCTGCAGGTCAACGCATGA
- a CDS encoding alpha/beta fold hydrolase: protein MGGYVELPGVKTWYEVEGAGDSLLLLHGGLCTNETWGAQRAALAARYSLFLPERRGHGHTPDVEGPLSYQDMADDTIAFIESVVGGSAHLVGWSDGGIVALLVAIARPDLVRKVVAMGANFLPAPESSAAPAMLDDMSADAPAMAEFRGMYEAASPDGAAHWPVVVNKMVDMIGTQPTISTEDLARLSAPTLVLVGDDDLMTLEHTIALYRAIPNSELAVVPGTSHALPMEKPQQVNQLIVDFLTNDPIPTMFPIRRATGTPSGGGPA, encoded by the coding sequence ATGGGCGGATACGTGGAGCTACCCGGCGTGAAGACGTGGTACGAGGTGGAGGGCGCTGGCGACTCGCTGCTCCTCCTTCACGGCGGCTTGTGCACGAATGAGACCTGGGGGGCCCAGAGGGCCGCTCTCGCGGCGAGGTACAGCCTGTTCCTGCCCGAGCGTCGCGGGCACGGGCATACGCCCGACGTTGAAGGACCGCTCTCGTACCAGGACATGGCCGATGACACCATCGCCTTCATCGAGTCGGTCGTCGGCGGTTCGGCCCATCTCGTCGGATGGAGCGATGGCGGGATCGTCGCCCTGCTCGTCGCCATCGCCCGCCCCGACCTGGTCCGGAAGGTTGTGGCCATGGGGGCCAACTTCCTCCCCGCCCCGGAGAGCTCTGCGGCGCCGGCGATGCTGGACGACATGTCGGCGGATGCTCCCGCCATGGCGGAGTTCCGCGGGATGTACGAGGCCGCGTCGCCCGACGGCGCCGCCCACTGGCCGGTCGTCGTGAACAAGATGGTCGACATGATCGGCACGCAGCCCACCATCTCCACCGAGGACCTGGCTCGCCTCAGCGCGCCCACACTCGTCCTCGTTGGCGACGACGACCTGATGACACTCGAACACACGATTGCCCTGTATCGCGCGATCCCCAACTCCGAACTGGCCGTCGTCCCGGGAACCTCTCACGCGCTGCCGATGGAGAAGCCCCAGCAGGTCAACCAGCTCATTGTCGACTTCCTCACGAACGATCCGATCCCAACGATGTTCCCCATCCGGCGCGCCACGGGGACACCATCAGGCGGCGGTCCGGCATAA
- a CDS encoding DUF6193 family natural product biosynthesis protein codes for MPLDDQNENAQTAASHDATEAGWQAVRRDGRVRDELINAAYGHPRLRQLFPWTGMGELHFSRCTEHRWTWDIPYIQPAKGGGYWVSGPLRTESVGPAATAEDAIAMVIASAGQRRPGVCGNPRTA; via the coding sequence GTGCCCCTCGATGACCAGAATGAGAACGCGCAGACCGCTGCAAGCCACGATGCCACGGAAGCAGGCTGGCAGGCCGTTCGCCGAGACGGGCGTGTCCGCGATGAACTCATCAACGCTGCCTACGGCCATCCTCGCCTACGGCAGCTCTTCCCCTGGACAGGCATGGGAGAACTGCACTTCAGTCGCTGCACCGAACACCGCTGGACATGGGACATTCCTTACATCCAGCCCGCCAAGGGAGGCGGCTACTGGGTCTCCGGCCCACTGCGCACTGAATCGGTCGGTCCAGCCGCAACCGCAGAAGACGCCATCGCCATGGTCATCGCGAGTGCCGGCCAACGCCGGCCCGGCGTTTGTGGGAACCCCCGAACAGCTTGA
- a CDS encoding DNRLRE domain-containing protein, with product MLAAETALVAESTGEAIALTAETPAVSAPSVVAAGPAEAKNEASALLMARLQGRKIEVLSERTADSTTYALPTGDLQTTSYAGPIRVEQNGVWRAIDTGLTDTGPALTPQAAAADITVSDGGDTALASVAKGEKSFGLGWESKLPTPTVKDDTASYALGGGQTLTVTALPQGFSQNVVLTQAPQAEVSYRIPLDLDGLKLSQAQSGHLLLNDSGGKLVAEAPAPMMWDSSRNPASGEPEHQAKVDTKIETAADGSQTLVLTPEAGFLATATYPVTVDPTSTLAVTTDTWLQTPDYTDSQVSSTELKSGTYDGGTHKARSYLNFDVSKFAGKHITDTNLALYSYYSSTCSTSGAGTQVRRITSNWSSSTITWGAQPTTTTTGAVTNTAALGYSSSCPAGTMNFDIDAIVQAWANGSANYGLQILGANETDTLTWRRFRSANYISGDNSVEPHLTVTYNSYATTSALAISPSVVNAYNGKRYVTSLTPTLSAKVSDADGGSAQAQFELTADPAYSDTTYAYTAYGKTVPAGFTSTLAVPSANAFPAGTHLRARSRAFDGTDYGSWSGYTTFVLNTGLPAAPTVSCATYAQDTWAAKAAGAVTCTLDTTSTDGQGFKWGLDDPALSKRVDDTADGNGGDPLTVSISPADGWHTLYAQTVDSGGNLSTSTTKYNFGVGADGAALLTPGAGDTSARRLSLTSKGKSTYTGVTYQYRRGETDSWNTVPVADVTKTSDGSTVSAWPVPVSNGSPAALTWNVTSSLSQDGPIDVRAAFTDGTTTGYSQSSTITVDRNAGTAPSEQVGSGSVNTLTGDFTLSATDASGFGLSVSRTASSRRPTAGSDAEGQVAIYGPQWTSGTTAELTDSDWAYVRKTSATSVALVDVDGSETGFTTTSSNGWKPEPGAEDLTLSGSLSGSFTLKDDEGTSTTFAKVDSAATTWQVSSTYLPTANSTTKIVSEKVVSGSDTLARPKYAIAPTSAVTSSACETTPSTAGCRMLEFVYATSTTATPVTFGDYTGRLKQIKQWTTDSGASAATATVVAEYAYDDAGRLRQEWDPRVSPALKTTYAYDSAGRVTTLTPAGELAWTFTYGTAGNAATAGPGMLLTASRPNLTRGSQSDLDGTTAITSVVYDVPLTGTSAPQAMGTSNVAAWGQTDVPADATALFPVDSIPLSHSGSDLTAANYGRATVTYTDASGREVNTASPGGHITTTEYDQFGNTVRNLSAGNRELALATSGDLLTELKTLGIDGMSTADRAQQLSTRSVFSSDGQGETDEYGPLHQVTLTSALQAGTGGTDLPANTHIAARQHTANTYDEGRPTDGTATISNQLTTVKTGAFVEGYPSDGDVRTTTTEYDWVKGVPTNTVTDPSGLALPTATSYDSQGRVTKTTQPKSNGTDAGAMVTTYYAATGTGACNGRPAWADLVCSTGPGGAITGGGSNPSQLPTKTIEYDRWGNATKVTETANSVTRTTTTTYDSAGRVTTTAITGGLGTAVPTTTTTYDADSGDVATVSAGGQTITHTYDRLGREISYNDGAGNAVATEFDNLNRPVKTTDSAPSSTTYTYDTAKDPRGLETSRTDSLAGNFSATYDANGNLAAETLPGGYTLAIAQDETGAETSRVYTRDSDGTVVASDTADQSTHGQTVMATGNNGQTHARSYTYDAAGRLTRADDTAPDASCTRRDYTFDDNTNRTALAVATSAIGASCTSTGATTTSYTYDTADRLIATGVVYDAFGRTTTQSSGATIGYYANDLVRSQTSGTSRQTWTTDAAGRLAAWTTETDNAGTWTQTGSKTNHYGADGDSPDWTQEAAGTLTRNVQGISGDLDATTSASGDTVLQLTDIHGDVTVQLPLDPTEAPMALAYDEYGNPAADTAATRYGWLGSKQRSAETVTGATLMGVRLYDQGTGRFLSVDPVYGGSANSYDYGHADPVNNFDLDGKRCWNPWSERCRSKNNTVSFLYSVGSICFSWCPYAGVAGRTYRAYRQGKRAWHYGRKAWRVYRSRGWRGLSGHTRSWARRQGCVSSGSGFAACGWAAVGGVTGITEGWGHAQNVWRLGRGKWRAIRRGHWWR from the coding sequence ATGCTGGCCGCTGAGACGGCGTTGGTGGCGGAGTCCACCGGGGAAGCGATAGCGCTGACCGCCGAGACGCCAGCCGTGTCCGCCCCATCTGTGGTGGCGGCGGGACCGGCAGAGGCAAAGAATGAGGCTTCCGCGCTGCTGATGGCGCGGCTGCAGGGCCGGAAGATCGAAGTGCTGTCGGAACGGACGGCGGACTCGACAACGTATGCACTGCCGACCGGAGATCTGCAGACAACAAGCTACGCTGGGCCCATCCGGGTCGAGCAGAACGGCGTCTGGCGGGCCATCGACACCGGGCTGACCGATACCGGCCCTGCCCTGACGCCGCAGGCCGCGGCCGCGGATATCACGGTCTCCGATGGCGGCGACACTGCTCTCGCCAGCGTCGCCAAGGGGGAGAAGTCCTTCGGGCTGGGCTGGGAGAGCAAGCTGCCCACGCCGACGGTGAAGGATGACACCGCCTCCTACGCCCTGGGCGGCGGGCAGACGCTGACCGTCACGGCGCTGCCGCAGGGTTTCTCGCAGAACGTGGTCCTGACGCAGGCACCGCAGGCGGAGGTGTCGTATCGCATCCCGCTGGACCTGGACGGGTTGAAGCTGTCTCAAGCGCAGTCGGGTCACCTGTTGCTGAACGACTCCGGCGGCAAGCTGGTGGCCGAGGCGCCGGCTCCGATGATGTGGGACTCCAGCAGGAACCCTGCCTCCGGTGAGCCAGAACACCAGGCCAAGGTCGACACGAAGATCGAGACCGCCGCGGACGGCTCTCAGACGCTGGTGCTCACCCCCGAGGCAGGCTTCCTGGCCACAGCGACCTACCCGGTGACGGTGGACCCGACCTCCACACTCGCGGTCACCACGGACACCTGGCTCCAGACGCCGGATTACACCGACTCGCAGGTCTCTTCGACCGAGCTGAAGTCGGGAACGTACGACGGCGGGACGCACAAGGCGCGCTCGTACCTCAACTTCGACGTGTCGAAGTTCGCGGGCAAGCACATCACCGACACGAACCTGGCCCTGTACTCGTACTACTCCTCGACCTGCTCCACGTCCGGGGCAGGCACGCAGGTCCGCCGGATCACCTCCAACTGGTCCTCGTCGACCATTACCTGGGGTGCCCAGCCGACAACCACCACCACGGGCGCGGTGACCAACACCGCCGCACTGGGCTACAGCTCCTCCTGCCCAGCCGGCACGATGAACTTCGACATCGACGCCATCGTGCAGGCCTGGGCCAACGGCTCGGCCAACTACGGCCTTCAGATCCTCGGGGCCAACGAGACCGACACCCTGACCTGGCGCCGTTTCCGCTCGGCGAACTACATCTCCGGGGACAACTCGGTCGAACCACATCTGACGGTCACGTACAACTCCTATGCCACCACTTCGGCGCTGGCTATCTCGCCGTCGGTGGTGAACGCCTACAACGGCAAGCGGTACGTCACCTCGCTCACCCCCACACTGTCGGCCAAGGTGAGTGACGCGGACGGCGGCAGCGCCCAGGCTCAGTTCGAGCTCACCGCGGATCCGGCCTACAGCGACACCACCTACGCGTACACGGCTTACGGCAAGACAGTGCCGGCAGGGTTCACATCGACCCTTGCGGTGCCCTCGGCCAACGCCTTTCCGGCCGGCACTCACCTGCGCGCACGGTCTCGGGCCTTCGACGGCACCGACTACGGTTCCTGGTCCGGCTACACCACCTTCGTGCTGAACACCGGTCTGCCGGCCGCACCGACCGTGTCCTGTGCCACCTACGCTCAGGACACCTGGGCGGCCAAGGCCGCCGGGGCGGTGACCTGCACGCTGGATACAACATCCACCGACGGCCAGGGCTTCAAGTGGGGCCTGGACGACCCGGCTTTGTCCAAGCGGGTGGACGACACCGCCGACGGCAACGGCGGCGACCCGCTGACCGTGTCCATCAGCCCCGCCGACGGCTGGCACACCCTGTACGCCCAGACCGTCGACTCCGGCGGCAACCTGTCCACCAGCACCACCAAGTACAACTTCGGCGTGGGCGCGGACGGCGCCGCGCTGCTCACTCCAGGCGCCGGCGACACCAGCGCCCGCCGGCTCAGCCTGACGTCCAAGGGCAAGTCCACCTACACCGGGGTGACCTACCAGTACCGGCGCGGCGAGACCGACTCCTGGAACACCGTCCCTGTCGCAGACGTCACCAAGACCTCCGACGGTTCGACCGTCTCCGCCTGGCCGGTCCCAGTCAGCAACGGCTCTCCGGCCGCGCTCACCTGGAATGTGACCTCCTCGCTGTCGCAGGACGGGCCGATCGATGTCCGCGCGGCGTTCACCGACGGCACGACCACCGGCTACTCGCAGTCCAGCACCATCACCGTGGACCGCAATGCCGGCACCGCTCCGTCCGAGCAGGTCGGCTCCGGCTCGGTCAACACGCTGACGGGCGACTTCACCCTCTCCGCCACCGACGCCTCCGGGTTCGGCCTGTCGGTGTCGCGCACCGCGTCCTCACGCCGCCCGACCGCCGGTTCGGACGCCGAGGGCCAGGTAGCGATCTACGGCCCGCAGTGGACCTCCGGGACCACCGCGGAGCTGACTGATTCCGACTGGGCCTACGTGCGCAAGACCTCGGCCACCTCGGTGGCGCTGGTCGACGTGGACGGCAGCGAGACCGGTTTCACCACCACGAGTTCCAACGGCTGGAAGCCGGAACCCGGCGCCGAGGATCTGACCCTGTCCGGTTCACTGTCCGGTTCGTTCACACTCAAGGACGACGAAGGCACATCCACCACATTCGCCAAGGTGGACTCCGCGGCGACGACCTGGCAGGTGTCCAGCACCTACCTGCCGACGGCCAACTCCACCACCAAGATCGTCTCCGAAAAGGTCGTCTCCGGCAGCGACACGCTGGCCCGACCGAAGTACGCCATTGCCCCCACCTCGGCAGTGACATCCTCCGCCTGCGAGACAACGCCGTCGACGGCCGGTTGCCGGATGCTGGAGTTCGTCTACGCAACCTCCACCACCGCGACCCCCGTCACCTTCGGCGACTACACCGGCCGACTGAAGCAGATCAAGCAGTGGACCACTGATTCCGGCGCATCGGCCGCCACGGCGACTGTGGTTGCCGAGTACGCCTACGACGATGCCGGCCGCCTGCGCCAAGAGTGGGACCCACGGGTCAGCCCGGCGCTCAAAACGACGTACGCCTATGACAGTGCGGGCCGCGTCACCACCCTGACCCCGGCCGGCGAACTGGCCTGGACGTTCACCTACGGCACAGCCGGAAACGCAGCCACCGCCGGGCCCGGCATGCTGCTCACCGCATCCCGGCCGAACCTGACACGGGGCAGCCAGAGCGACCTGGACGGCACGACCGCCATCACATCGGTCGTCTACGACGTGCCGCTCACTGGCACCAGCGCCCCCCAGGCCATGGGCACCAGCAACGTGGCTGCATGGGGACAGACCGACGTGCCGGCCGACGCCACCGCCCTCTTCCCGGTCGACTCCATCCCGCTGTCCCACAGCGGCTCGGACCTGACGGCGGCGAACTACGGGCGGGCGACCGTCACCTACACCGACGCCTCCGGCCGCGAGGTCAACACCGCCTCTCCAGGCGGGCACATCACCACCACCGAGTACGACCAGTTCGGCAACACAGTCCGCAACCTCAGCGCAGGCAACCGCGAGCTCGCCCTGGCTACCAGTGGTGACCTGCTGACCGAGCTCAAAACGCTGGGCATCGACGGCATGTCAACCGCCGATCGCGCCCAGCAGCTGTCCACCCGCTCGGTGTTCTCCAGCGACGGCCAGGGCGAGACCGACGAGTACGGCCCGCTGCACCAGGTCACCCTGACCTCGGCGCTCCAGGCCGGCACTGGCGGCACCGACCTGCCCGCCAACACCCACATCGCGGCACGGCAGCACACTGCCAACACCTACGATGAGGGCCGCCCCACCGACGGAACCGCGACCATCAGCAACCAGCTCACCACAGTGAAGACCGGTGCCTTCGTGGAGGGCTACCCCTCCGACGGCGACGTACGCACCACCACCACCGAGTACGACTGGGTCAAGGGCGTTCCCACCAACACGGTCACCGACCCAAGCGGTCTGGCCCTCCCCACAGCCACGTCGTACGACTCCCAGGGACGCGTCACCAAGACCACGCAGCCCAAGTCCAACGGCACCGACGCCGGCGCCATGGTGACCACCTACTACGCGGCCACCGGCACCGGAGCCTGCAACGGTCGCCCTGCGTGGGCCGACCTCGTGTGCTCCACAGGACCCGGGGGCGCCATCACCGGCGGCGGCTCCAACCCCAGCCAGCTACCGACCAAGACCATTGAGTACGACCGGTGGGGCAACGCAACCAAGGTCACCGAGACCGCCAACTCCGTCACCCGCACCACCACCACGACCTACGACAGCGCCGGCCGCGTCACCACGACGGCCATCACCGGCGGACTCGGCACCGCAGTGCCCACTACCACCACCACATATGACGCCGACAGCGGCGACGTGGCCACCGTGAGCGCGGGCGGGCAGACCATCACCCACACATACGACCGGCTCGGACGGGAGATCTCCTACAACGACGGCGCGGGCAACGCCGTAGCCACCGAATTTGACAACCTGAACCGACCGGTGAAGACCACCGACTCCGCACCGTCTTCCACCACCTACACCTACGACACAGCCAAGGACCCGCGCGGCCTGGAAACCTCGCGCACCGACTCCCTGGCGGGCAACTTCAGCGCCACCTACGATGCCAACGGCAACCTGGCAGCCGAAACCCTGCCCGGCGGCTACACCCTGGCCATCGCCCAGGACGAGACCGGAGCGGAGACGTCCCGGGTCTACACCCGCGACAGCGATGGCACCGTTGTCGCTTCCGACACCGCCGACCAGTCCACCCATGGCCAGACCGTCATGGCGACCGGCAACAATGGCCAGACCCATGCCCGGAGCTACACCTACGACGCGGCAGGGCGTCTCACGCGGGCCGACGACACCGCCCCCGACGCGTCCTGCACCCGCCGCGACTACACCTTCGACGACAACACCAACCGCACGGCCCTCGCTGTCGCCACCAGTGCTATCGGTGCCTCCTGCACCAGCACCGGAGCGACGACCACGTCGTACACCTACGACACCGCCGACCGGCTGATCGCCACCGGCGTCGTCTACGACGCGTTCGGCCGCACCACCACTCAGTCCAGCGGCGCCACCATCGGCTATTACGCCAACGACCTCGTTCGCAGCCAGACCTCCGGCACCAGCCGGCAGACCTGGACCACGGATGCGGCTGGCCGCCTCGCTGCCTGGACCACCGAAACTGACAACGCAGGTACCTGGACCCAGACCGGATCCAAGACCAACCACTACGGAGCGGATGGCGATAGCCCCGACTGGACCCAGGAGGCCGCGGGAACACTTACTCGCAACGTCCAAGGGATCAGCGGAGACCTCGACGCCACGACAAGCGCCAGCGGCGACACGGTCCTCCAATTGACCGACATCCATGGCGACGTCACCGTTCAGCTTCCACTGGACCCCACCGAGGCGCCCATGGCCTTGGCCTACGACGAGTACGGCAACCCCGCAGCCGACACCGCAGCCACCCGCTACGGCTGGCTCGGAAGCAAGCAACGCTCAGCCGAAACCGTCACGGGTGCCACCCTCATGGGGGTACGTCTGTACGACCAAGGCACCGGACGTTTCCTGTCAGTTGACCCCGTGTACGGAGGCAGCGCCAACTCGTACGATTACGGTCACGCCGACCCCGTGAATAACTTCGACCTCGACGGGAAACGGTGCTGGAATCCGTGGAGTGAGCGCTGCAGGAGCAAGAACAACACAGTCAGCTTCCTCTACTCGGTAGGCTCAATCTGCTTCTCGTGGTGCCCTTACGCTGGAGTAGCGGGAAGGACCTACAGGGCCTACCGGCAAGGGAAACGCGCCTGGCACTACGGGAGGAAGGCGTGGCGCGTCTATAGGAGCAGAGGGTGGCGAGGGCTCTCTGGTCACACCAGGAGTTGGGCCCGGCGCCAGGGGTGTGTTTCCAGCGGATCCGGATTCGCGGCATGCGGATGGGCTGCGGTTGGCGGTGTCACTGGAATAACGGAGGGCTGGGGGCATGCCCAAAACGTCTGGAGGCTCGGGCGCGGCAAGTGGAGAGCCATCAGGAGGGGCCACTGGTGGAGATGA
- a CDS encoding solute carrier organic anion transporter has product MDWVMGVAIVVGPLSMALGTASILTGWTWPWARRKVKKPRIYGLGALIVGTACLVQGLLHFRTTPTGPWEMRFLNALVLCGLAVLAAGQGSTLRRKG; this is encoded by the coding sequence GTGGACTGGGTCATGGGAGTCGCCATCGTCGTTGGCCCGCTGTCGATGGCCCTGGGAACGGCCTCGATACTCACCGGATGGACCTGGCCCTGGGCGCGCCGCAAAGTCAAGAAGCCGCGGATTTACGGACTCGGAGCACTCATCGTGGGCACGGCCTGTCTGGTGCAGGGCCTGCTCCACTTCCGGACCACACCAACCGGTCCATGGGAGATGCGTTTCCTCAACGCGCTGGTGCTCTGCGGCCTGGCGGTCCTCGCAGCGGGTCAGGGATCGACGCTACGCCGCAAAGGCTGA
- a CDS encoding SMI1/KNR4 family protein yields the protein MWKEAAAEALAEVEFRAPVDATALAEAEQRFGRVLPTQLTALLTETNGIVGEYGTDVVWSLDRIVEQNLQFWSPDTFPGLYMPFDPLLFFGDNGGGDQFAFVLTPQRPDIFVWDHEDDSRLWAARELEDYLHRSLAGDGDWYR from the coding sequence GTGTGGAAAGAAGCCGCTGCCGAAGCCTTGGCCGAAGTCGAGTTCCGGGCACCCGTTGACGCGACTGCTCTAGCCGAGGCAGAGCAGCGTTTTGGCCGAGTCCTGCCGACGCAACTGACTGCTCTTCTGACGGAGACCAACGGGATAGTCGGCGAGTACGGGACTGACGTCGTTTGGTCCCTGGATCGGATTGTGGAGCAGAACCTGCAGTTCTGGTCCCCCGATACGTTCCCGGGCCTGTACATGCCCTTCGACCCGCTGCTGTTCTTCGGCGACAACGGCGGAGGCGACCAGTTCGCCTTCGTGCTGACGCCCCAGCGCCCGGACATCTTCGTCTGGGACCACGAGGATGACAGTCGGCTGTGGGCTGCACGCGAGCTGGAGGACTACCTGCACCGTTCCCTCGCGGGCGATGGCGACTGGTACCGATAG